The Agromyces sp. G08B096 DNA window TCGCCGCCCTCGCCCTCGCCGCCGTCGCCGCGCTCGGCCTCGCAGGCTGCGCCGCCGGAGGCGGCACGGATGCCGCGCCCTCCGCAGGAGGCGGCGGTGACTACGTCACCGAGGGCAAGCTCACGATCGGCACCGGCGAGCCGGCGTACTACCCGTGGGTCATCGACGACGCCCCCGAGTCGGGCGAGGGCTTCGAGCCGGCCGTGGCCTACGCCGTCGCCGAGCAGCTGGGCTTCGCGGAGGACGATGTCGTCTGGGTTCGCACGACGTTCGACCAGGCGATCGCGCCCGGCCCGAAGGACTTCGACCTGAACCTCCAGCAGTTCTCGATCACGCCCGAGCGCGAGGAGGCCGTCGACTTCTCCTCGCCGTACTACGAGACGACGCAGGTCGTCATCACGGTCGAGGGCTCCCCGGCCGCCGATGCGTCCTCGCTGGCCGACCTCAAGCCGCTGCTCGTGGGCGCGCAGACCGGTACGACGAGCCTCGCCGCCATCGAGGACGTCATCCAGCCCGACGCCGGGGCGCAGGTGTTCAACACCAACGACGACGCGAAGTTCGCGCTGCAGAACGGCCAGGTCGACGCGATCGTCGTCGACCTCCCGACCGCGTTCTACCTGACGGGCGTCGAGCTCGACGGCGGCATCATCGTCGGCCAGGTCCCGGGCACCGAGGGCGCGGACCGGTTCGGGTTCGTGCTCGCGAAGGACTCCCCGCTCACGGCCGACGTCTCGGCCGCCGTGGATGCGCTGCGGGAGGACGGCACGCTCGCCGAGCTCGCCGACCGGTGGCTGGGCGGCGACGACACGGCGCCCGTGCTCCAGTAGCGCGCGGCACCCGGTACCGTTCCCCTGTGACCACCGTCCGCGACCGGCAGCCGAGCGACCTCGAGCTCGAACGCCGCGCGTTCCGTCGGCGGCGCACGACCCGGTCGGTGCTCGTCAGCGCGCTCAGCACGCTGGTCTTCGCCGTGCTGCTCGTGTGGGCGGTCGGCGGCTCGCCCGGCTGGGCGAAGGTGCAGCAGTCGTTCTTCGACCCCGAGGTCGCGCTCGCCTCGTTCCCGCGGATCCTCGAAGGGCTGTGGCTGAACCTGCAGGTGCTCGTGTTCGCAGTGATCGGCGTCGCCGTGCTCGGGCTGCTGCTTGCGACGCTCCGGACGCTCCGCGGCCCGGTGTTCTTCCCGCTGCGTGCACTCGCGGCGGGCTACACCGACCTGTTCCGCGGCATCCCGCTCATCATCGTGCTCTACCTCGTCGGCTACGGCGTGCCCGGCCTCGAGTTCTTCGCGCGCATGCCCGCCGCG harbors:
- a CDS encoding ABC transporter substrate-binding protein gives rise to the protein MTRRPLAALALAAVAALGLAGCAAGGGTDAAPSAGGGGDYVTEGKLTIGTGEPAYYPWVIDDAPESGEGFEPAVAYAVAEQLGFAEDDVVWVRTTFDQAIAPGPKDFDLNLQQFSITPEREEAVDFSSPYYETTQVVITVEGSPAADASSLADLKPLLVGAQTGTTSLAAIEDVIQPDAGAQVFNTNDDAKFALQNGQVDAIVVDLPTAFYLTGVELDGGIIVGQVPGTEGADRFGFVLAKDSPLTADVSAAVDALREDGTLAELADRWLGGDDTAPVLQ
- a CDS encoding amino acid ABC transporter permease encodes the protein MTTVRDRQPSDLELERRAFRRRRTTRSVLVSALSTLVFAVLLVWAVGGSPGWAKVQQSFFDPEVALASFPRILEGLWLNLQVLVFAVIGVAVLGLLLATLRTLRGPVFFPLRALAAGYTDLFRGIPLIIVLYLVGYGVPGLEFFARMPAAFWGAIAIILVYSAYVSEVFRAGIEAVHPSQRLAARALGLTHGQTMRRVVLPQALRNVTPALMNDFVAMQKDVGLISVLGAVDAVRAAQIETAHYFNFTPYVVAGLLFVLLAWPTIRLTDWVSARMRARERAGSIV